The Gammaproteobacteria bacterium region ATTGGTCTCATTCCAGCTTCCGCGCCGGTATTCGACGCACTACGTATTAGACATTATCGAAAACCCAAAACCTCACCCCCCGCCCCCCTCTCCTTAACAGGAGAGGGGGAGATTTTTTGCCTGTTCCGTCCAGGAGTTAAGCATAACAACGGAATAATTCTCCCCCTCTCCTGTTAAGGAGAGGGGGTTGGGGGGTGAGGTTTCCGATAATGTCTATTGCCTGGATTGAGCGTATCGCCCTGAAATGATTATCGACGGTGGGAAATGACGTACATGATGCGATTCATTCTTCACCGCATCCTTGTATCTTGTCCTCCGTGGTGGTTAGCTCCCATCACACAAGGCGAAGGAAGTCTGACCGCATCCTTAAGGCCTGGACCTTGCCCTGTAGCTCAGACCCTTTGCCTCACTTTCACGCCAGTCCAGACACTGTACGGTATCCAAGGGCATTGGACCCTGTATCTACAAGGCAAGTAAGCGTAACGGGTATTTGTTGTTATTTCTTTTTGTTTTTTAACTGGAGGATTCAACCTTGAAGTGCAACGGGTGAATTAGTACCACGTTCTCCAGATATTCTTTCGAATCTTCGGTGATGATAAAGTCACCCGCATACCGAATCGAGTTTGTCTTATACCGTCGCTTCTCCTGTGTCTGGATCCCGGTAACTTCTAGCGAAATGACGACCTAGCGGGTCATAGGTAGCAATTCTGGTTATTTAGCGATTCGCTATTTGGGTAGAACCTCGATGACACGTAAATGCAAACGCCCGCTGGCAAGACGAGCCTCTACCATATCGCCAGGATTGGTCTCGGTCGCGTGGTGCAATATCGTTCCGGTGGGTAGATCGGTAACAATGGCGTAACCCCGAGCAAGGGTGGCAAGTGGGCCAACCGCGTGCAATGTCGCTACGGCGGTACCGAAACGCTGGTGATATACCTCCATGCGACGTAACACCGCCCCTTGCAGGCGTAGGGCGAGTTGTTCGCGGCGGCCCTGGAGACGTTGGATACGGTGCGTCGGGGTATGTTGGATGAGACGTGCGATCAAACTACGTAGGCGGGTAACGTGATGCTGGAGTGAGGACCGAACGGCACGATGAAGGCGACCCTCAAGGTCATCCAGACGTTGAGCGGCCTGTTGCAGGCGTCGCCCTGGGGGTTGTAGGCGTCGTTCGAGGTGGTTAAGAGCCAAACGTTGGCGGGCAATCCGTCCACGGGCGAGGGTGATCAGGCGTTGGAGATACTGGTTAAAGCCACGACGCCACACTCCTTGGTCGGGAGAAAGGTGTTCCGCACCCGCCGAGGGGGTAGGTGCGCGATAGTCGGCCACATAATCGGCGATGGTAATATCGATCTCGTGGCCCACCGCGCTTACCACCGGGATCGGACAGGCCGCGATGGCGCGCGCTACCACTTCGGTGTTGAATGCCTGGAGATCCTCTAGCGAGCCACCACCCCGCGTCAGCAGCAGCACGTCACACTCCTGCCGCGCGCCAGCCAGCGCCAGGGCCGCCGCAATCCGAGGCGGTGCATCGGTTCCTTGGACCGGCACTGGGTAGATAATCACCGGGATAGCCGAGAAACGGCGATGCAGAACAGTGAGCACATCACGAATAGCCGCACTAGTCGGAGAGGTAACGACCCCAATACACTGGGGAAGACTAGGAACCGATCGTTTCCGGGCATTATCAAATAGGCCCTCAGCAGCCAGTCGGCGCTTGAGTTCTTCGAAAGCCCGCAGCAGTGCGCCAACTCCAGAGAGTTCCAGATGTTCGCCCACCAATTGAAACTCACCGCGACTTTCGTAGAGTCCTACCTGAATACGCAATAGAACCCTCATGCCATCATGGGGAATAAATCCTACGAAACGATTTCGATTGCGAA contains the following coding sequences:
- the xseA gene encoding Exodeoxyribonuclease 7 large subunit, translated to MGPASIYPPDRDIYSVSRLNREVRELLEGKFPLLWVEGEVSGFSRPTSGHWYFTLKDATATVRCAMFRNRNRFVGFIPHDGMRVLLRIQVGLYESRGEFQLVGEHLELSGVGALLRAFEELKRRLAAEGLFDNARKRSVPSLPQCIGVVTSPTSAAIRDVLTVLHRRFSAIPVIIYPVPVQGTDAPPRIAAALALAGARQECDVLLLTRGGGSLEDLQAFNTEVVARAIAACPIPVVSAVGHEIDITIADYVADYRAPTPSAGAEHLSPDQGVWRRGFNQYLQRLITLARGRIARQRLALNHLERRLQPPGRRLQQAAQRLDDLEGRLHRAVRSSLQHHVTRLRSLIARLIQHTPTHRIQRLQGRREQLALRLQGAVLRRMEVYHQRFGTAVATLHAVGPLATLARGYAIVTDLPTGTILHHATETNPGDMVEARLASGRLHLRVIEVLPK